Proteins encoded within one genomic window of Agelaius phoeniceus isolate bAgePho1 chromosome Z, bAgePho1.hap1, whole genome shotgun sequence:
- the LOC129133167 gene encoding serine/threonine-protein kinase PAK 3-like, with product MEGVCAAAFTAFTVAYSGYFFTHLARHISRAWRESALWSPEGTSEPPVAVCLPEEEAQGEEDAQQSVPAATAGPEHAASSSTSSVLAPAGAAAEGSEGASSPQAGKCSGSSSCIWSTSSSSGSREQLGERTEDKCLAMLKMLVSEGDPEAEYTELETIGKGGFGTVCMAVETATGEEVAIKKISLLQESGSELCLNEIQVMRGNKHANLVNYVDSYLLDEELWLVMEYMDGGSLHDVIRETRLAEGEIAAVSRECLQGLDFLHSKQVIHRDVKSHNILLGLDGSVKLADFGLAAQLTAEQSKRRSAVGTTYWMAPEIFTRKLYGPKVDIWSFGIVGIEMVEGAPPYRMKTSRTVQELISSGGRPKLQKPRQQSAWLRDFLHCCLERDEDRRWSAQELLQHPFVTSAKPTSELTPLIMATQQFMANRRY from the exons ATGGAGGGAGTGTGTGCTGCAGCTTTCACGGCTTTTACCGTGGCTTATTCCGGGTACTTTTTCACCCACCTGGCAC GTCACATCAGCCGTGCCTGGAGAGAATCTGCTCTTTGG agcccagagggaACCTCGGAGCCTCCAGTGGCTGTGTGTCTTCCTGAAGAAGAGGCCCAAGGGGAGGAAGATGCCCAGCAAAGTGTACCTGCTgcaactgcagggcctgagcaTGCAGCATCA AGCTCCACctcctctgtcctggcacctgcaggagctgcagcagaaggctCTGAAGGAGCCTCCAGTCCCCAAGCTGGCAAGTGCAGCGGGAGCAGCTCGTGCATCTGGAGCACCAGTagctcctctggcagcagagagcagctgggagagaggacAGAGGACAAGTGCCTGGCCATGCTGA agatgcTGGTGAGCGAGGGAGATCCTGAGGCTGAATACACAGAGCTGGAAACCATTGGCAAAGG gGGTTTCGGCACAGTGTGCATGGCAGTGGAGACTGCCACAGGAGAAGAG GTGGCCATAAAGAAAATTAGTCTCCTGCAAGAGAGCGGCAGCGAACTGTGCCTGAATGAAATCCAGGTCATGCGTGGCAATAAGCACGCCAACCTTGTCAACTATGTAGACAG CTACCTGCTGGACGAGGAACTCTGGCTCGTGATGGAATACATGGACGGAGGTTCCTTACACGATGTCATCAGGGAGACTCGCCTGGCAGAAGGAGAGATAGCAGCTGTCTCTCGGGAG tgcctgcaaggccTGGATTTCCTTCACTCCAAGCAAGTGATCCACCGGGACGTCAAAAGCCACAACATTCTCCTGGGTCTGGACGGATCCGTCAAGTTGG ctgattttggccttGCTGCTCAGCTGACCGCTGAGCAGAGCAAACGGAGATCAGCTGTTGGGACCACTTACTGGATGGCGCCAGAAATCTTCACCAGGAAGCTCtatggccccaaagtggacatctggtccttTGGCATTGTGGGGATCGAGATGGTGGAAGGGGCGCCTCCTTACCGGATGAAAACCTCCCGCACG GTTCAAGAGCTGATCAGCAGCGGGGGCAGGCCAAAGCTGCAGAAGCCCAGGCAGCAGTCGGCGTGGTTGCGAGActttctgcactgctgcctggagagggacgaggacaggcgctggtctgcccaggaactGCTGCAG CATCCGTTTGTAACATCAGCCAAGCCGACCTCCGAGCTGACGCCTCTGATCATGGCCACGCAGCAGTTTATGGCCAACAGGAGATACTAG